One window of the Zea mays cultivar B73 chromosome 3, Zm-B73-REFERENCE-NAM-5.0, whole genome shotgun sequence genome contains the following:
- the LOC100282976 gene encoding dnaJ-like protein codes for MQAHHRQSYYAVLGVQPGATAAEIRAAYHRLAMRWHPDKIASGGGGADPARAEEAKSRFQQIHEAYQVLSDDKRRALYDAGMYDPLDDDDDQEDVEGFHDFVQEMVSLMAREEPVYSLAELQSMLDGMIKDFTAPQPWPSGFYTGGGGGGASSPSPLGKPSSQEQSTASSRLHPYGFGDAPCFSRTAFSQ; via the exons atgCAGGCGCATCACCGTCAGTCGTACTACGCGGTGCTCGGCGTGCAGCCGGGCGCCACCGCCGCCGAGATCCGCGCCGCCTACCACCGCCTCGCCATG AGGTGGCACCCGGACAAGAtcgccagcggcggcggcggcgccgatcCGGCGCGCGCGGAGGAGGCCAAGAGCAGGTTCCAGCAGATACACGAGGCGTACCAAG TGCTGTCGGATGACAAGAGGAGGGCGCTGTACGACGCCGGCATGTACGACCCgctggacgacgacgacgaccaggAGGACGTCGAG GGATTCCACGACTTCGTGCAGGAGATGGTCTCGCTCATGGCCAGAGAG GAGCCCGTGTACAGCTTGGCCGAGCTGCAATCCATGCTGGACGGGATGATCAAGGATTTCACCGCGCCACAGCCTTGGCCTAGCGGCTTCTACActggtggcggtggcggtggggCGTCGTCGCCGTCGCCGCTCGGCAAACCAAGCAGCCAAGAGCAGAGTACGGCTTCGTCACGCTTGCATCCCTACGGGTTCGGGGACGCGCCGTGCTTCAGCCGCACGGCGTTCTCACAATGA